A genomic region of Fervidobacterium gondwanense DSM 13020 contains the following coding sequences:
- a CDS encoding potassium channel family protein: MGTGTGKNILEAQVLRNEIKRRLIKHLISIFAVFFVGTIYYWVFEDLSFLDALFFTGITISTVGYGMPDTISSTGRIFTLFLILAGLSVVLYSVSYITALLVEGELTQLFKVRRTEKRVSKMNNHIIVVGIGNIGTQVVNQLLRFKEDVVGIDANITEKEIRERLIEDGSKLVFINGDATNENVLLKAGIKQARALITTLPDDALNIFVTLTAKNMNPNIYVVSNISNINNLTKFIYAGVDHPIATAEIAGVKMVETIILRKQRENVLDVLNIRDKRFRVEIVDVSSTNLEGKRIEELRLKEKYNVYIVALLKGEEFVLGPSKNEIICKDCKLIAFGEEEGLSRFRNDFLQAK, translated from the coding sequence ATGGGAACTGGGACTGGTAAGAATATCTTAGAAGCACAAGTGTTGAGAAATGAAATTAAGAGGAGACTAATAAAGCATCTTATAAGTATCTTCGCAGTCTTTTTTGTCGGGACTATTTACTACTGGGTTTTTGAAGATCTTTCATTTCTCGACGCACTGTTCTTTACGGGCATAACTATATCTACAGTTGGATACGGAATGCCCGACACGATCTCAAGTACCGGAAGAATATTTACGTTGTTTCTAATCTTAGCTGGGTTATCCGTTGTTCTGTACAGTGTTTCTTACATTACAGCACTTTTGGTAGAAGGCGAACTAACGCAACTTTTTAAGGTGAGGCGAACTGAGAAAAGGGTGTCGAAGATGAATAATCATATTATCGTTGTTGGAATCGGAAACATAGGAACTCAGGTAGTGAATCAGCTTTTGCGTTTCAAAGAAGATGTAGTTGGCATCGATGCGAATATCACGGAAAAAGAAATTCGAGAAAGACTAATCGAAGATGGTTCAAAGCTTGTATTCATAAACGGCGATGCAACGAATGAGAATGTATTGCTGAAAGCTGGCATAAAACAAGCACGTGCGCTGATTACAACACTACCTGACGACGCATTAAACATCTTTGTCACGCTAACTGCGAAGAACATGAACCCAAATATATACGTGGTATCTAATATAAGCAATATAAACAATTTAACAAAGTTCATATACGCAGGTGTTGACCATCCGATTGCAACCGCAGAGATTGCGGGAGTGAAAATGGTTGAGACAATCATATTAAGAAAACAACGGGAAAACGTCCTTGACGTTTTGAACATACGAGATAAGAGATTCAGAGTGGAGATAGTGGACGTCAGTTCTACAAACCTCGAAGGCAAGCGGATAGAAGAATTACGGCTCAAAGAAAAATATAACGTGTACATAGTTGCGTTGTTAAAAGGTGAAGAATTCGTACTTGGACCTTCGAAAAACGAGATAATCTGCAAAGATTGCAAACTCATTGCATTTGGAGAAGAAGAAGGTCTGAGCAGATTTAGAAACGACTTTTTGCAAGCAAAATAA